The following coding sequences are from one Plectropomus leopardus isolate mb chromosome 10, YSFRI_Pleo_2.0, whole genome shotgun sequence window:
- the LOC121948856 gene encoding bromodomain adjacent to zinc finger domain protein 2B-like isoform X4, producing MEFGERLASPSSAPSSLHMASSSASSSPAPPQTPSTKSSPAPSPAGSSPLTTCGHLLQVTGDDRVNMSGSSNGFPLVSHPAFGLYTSSPGRSEFGGLGSLGLSALAAHSQFSTFPDWWRPSEAHTRGAGAFFPPLLGLHPAFMSTFKSHDPIHSQSRTSGVTGTVNGRSASSPTGKSAVNTSLFPTKGNTEKTKASKPGKLHQKIIQKIKEKKANKRPLETSSMSGSQSGSLSDSTSDGEESSSDPDDMEEEGEEEEEEEEEEEDNDDEEDDQSSEDSDSAKDSRVERKVKRLTQNTSESKKKRPCTADGNTTQDSHCETLTSLHRLQSSSNLAGLSPSAALFLQSSRTTEEKGQQHISVIQATGLPAGNSPHTPSHREASPLPSRSSPSPTLQKQFSHSSSPKHCSVSSSPKHVAFCSPAKPQSLYSSPKPLSLSSLPRPPTLSASQKPPHKPKFLIPSVKHTQLVDGMKESSRNPSDERSLHLNSFKSKQSLHSKDSMKQVFSQRPKSQNWHKSHKNSAYSSSLPTQHKHSSDSLSSHLPSLLHSNDTNLFLNQHLNGSINSAVQDAPLALITKPRSQSSTPSRKPLLVATSPPCPMPINLSTGTKEMSGSSASPLKSSPSSGLAHRPRKTKTPKFLHAGKSLSKTSSSCPPVDSIRGSESDIHSSKDSDDSLGDGLDDDDEDNEDDIDDEDSGSSLSESESNLDSDSDGSEDDIKERGETAADSDAERTPLKLTKESLSAHKSSSNLSANCSLLNLQIIKPPSLPTSLLSPTTVTSSGALGNHSTLSPSFTFATLPGPGKRRRVTDERVLRLPLEFGWQRETRIRTVAGRLQGEVAYFAPCGKKLRQYPDVMKYLLRNGITEISRDNFSFSTKIKVGDFYEARDGPEGLQWFQLAEEEIGPSIIAMDGRRSRCTQSERQPIGDGNGTKQWKSHPLNTGENNLQDVSDAKLLRKLEAQEIARQAAQIKMMRKLEKQALAQAAKEARRQQAIMAAEERRKKREQMKILKQQAKRKKKEEAANARILEAEKRNKEKEIRRLQAVILKHQELERHRLDMERERRRQHMMLMKAVEARKKAEEKERLKKEKKDEKRLNKERKLELRRLELEKAKELKKPTEDMCLADHKPLPELSRVPGLVLSGSTFSDCLMVLQFLRSFGKVLRLDINPNMLSLCDLQEGLLNTGDSMGKVQDLLVSMLSAAVCDPGIPAGHKNKTALGDHLTNVGINRDNVSEILQIYMEAHCEQTELAALALSLRTKAFQAHSPSQKASMLAFLVNELCCSKAVISEIDKNIDHMTNLRKDKWVVEGKLRKLRSIHAKKTGKRESSVGGEDSHTFVSPTARNKGKRKEGDSEDEEDEDDDSEDQGDDEDDEEEESGGKKGKKAEICEEEDDSVHSASMEELEKQIEKTYKQQIQIRQKLFDSSHTLRSMTIGQDRYKRRYWVLPQCSGIFVEGMESGEGHEEAETEKKSQRTAQVIKVKEEQQDEAKKPVFSSPAQSTDGDTTMPESQQDRDSLNLFLQKPGSFSKLSKLLEVAKMAQDSDINSHNSPSAKVPSSHPLCPTSQTATTQQGLTDKSDTSVPSLHSAQQLRSSPWITCSPQSVLHGDQLSKILMEKSNQWFSLLPRSPCDESSFTSGSSPPAYSSPLQTISNKSPSSLSPNPLTSTSSSTPAGINNLQPSVLQQVKSGIHQSRLTQCNASSTATSPSLPFSGTSLPSVLDLSSQHAEDNASRAFFLANNNSVNKSETPEPPSDKPDCASSPAVDVAKTQDYPSPQPIPDEMLCGWWWVADTEELHSLVKALHSRGIREKALQKQIQKHMEYTTQLCANSRDAIDVAELEKQEVSEETVESWCVEEQAMEVDISLLQQVEALERKVISASLQVKGWMHPEPQSEREDLVYHEHKFSSSPAPEKKGQRETSQEELPGTVVRQPQNPLDIAVIRLAELERNIERSSEEEVAPGMRLWRKALGEVRSSAQLSLCIQQLQKSIAWERSIMKVHCQLCQKGDNEELLLLCDGCDKGCHTYCHKPKITTVPDGDWFCPTCVAKESGQSPQSRKQQSRTAGGGKKGSEVKRNSKPSVVGELIKEEAASSNSVPKKGTKEFKKRKRDDSPSDAQASHDSSVSCAKKAKTAKDNNTNALATCRVLLADLEAHQDAWPFLTPVNQKAVPGYRKVIKKPMDFSTIREKLTNNQYLNLESFIVDVNLVFDNCEKFNEDDSEIGRAGHSMRRFFDKRWTELLE from the exons ATGGAGTTTGGCGAGCGGCTGGCCTCCCCATCCTCAGCCCCGTCCTCCCTTCACATGGCCTCCTCTTCAGCCAGCTCCTCCCCTGCTCCACCCCAGACACCCTCCACAAAAAGCAGTCCGGCCCCGAGTCCTGCGGGCAGCTCCCCTCTCACCACCTGTG GCCATCTGCTCCAGGTAACCGGAGATGATCGTGTAAACATGTCTGGCAGCTCCAATGGTTTTCCTTTGGTCAGCCATCCAGCTTTTGGGCTCTACACATCAAGTCCAGGCCGCTCTGAGTTTGGAGGCCTGGGAAGTCTGGGCTTGTCTGCCTTGGCTGCTCACTCCCAGTTTAGTACATTTCCAG ACTGGTGGCGGCCATCTGAGGCACATACCAGAGGAGCAGGAGCCTTCTTCCCTCCTCTTCTGGGTCTCCATCCTGCGTTTATGTCAACCTTCAAAAGCCATGATCCCATTCACTCGCAGTCACGCACCTCAG GCGTAACTGGAACAGTGAATGGTAGGAGTGCATCTTCTCCTACTGGGAAGTCTGCTGTGAACACCAGTTTGTTTCCAACAAAGGGAAACACGGAGAAAACCAAGGCCAGCAAGCCAGGCAAACTGCACCAGAAGAtcattcagaaaataaaagaaaag aaagcCAACAAAAGACCGCTAGAGACCTCCAGCATGAGTGGCAGCCAATCAGGATCATTGTCAGATAGCACCAGTGATGGTGAGGAGAGCAGCAGTGATCCTGATGAcatggaggaggaaggggaggaggaggaggaggaggaggaggaggaggaggacaatgACGATGAAGAGGATGATCAGAGCAGTGAGGACTCTGATTCAGCAAAAGACAGTCGAGTGGAAAGGAAAGTCAAG CGGCTGACACAGAACACTTCTGAGAGTAAAAAGAAGAGACCTTGCACTGCCGATGGAAATACAACTCAAGACAGTCATTGTGAGACTTTGACTTCCCTGCACCGCCTGCAGTCCTCCTCTAATCTCGCCGGCCTGTCACCGTCTGCAGCGCTGTTCCTCCAGAGCTCCAGGACTACAGAGGAGAAAGGCCAGCAGCACATCAGTGTCATACAGGCCACAGGGTTGCCAGCCGGCAACAGTCCCCACACACCGTCCCACAGGGAAGCCTCTCCTCTGCCCTCCAGGTCCTCACCCAGTCCCACCTTACAAAAGCAATTCTCTCATTCATCCTCACCAAAGCATtgctctgtctcctcctcccccaAACATGTTGCTTTCTGTTCCCCTGCAAAGCCCCAGTCTCTGTATTCCTCACCCaagcctctctccctctcctctttgcCCAGACCACCAACACTGTCAGCCTCACAAAAGCCTCCACATAAACCCAAATTCCTGATTCCCTCTGTGAAGCATACTCAGCTGGTCGACGGGATGAAGGAGAGCAGCAGAAACCCTTCGGATGAAAGATCGTTACACTTGAACAGTTTTAAATCGAAACAG TCCCTCCACTCCAAGGACTCTATGAAGCAAGTCTTCTCTCAACGACCCAAGAGCCAGAACTGGcataaaagtcacaaaaattcAGCATACTCTTCATCGTTGCCAACACAGCATAAACATTCGTCAGATAGCTTGAGCAGTCATTTACCGTCTCTCCTGCACAGCAATGACACCAATCTGTTCTTGAACCAGCACCTTAATGGATCGATCAATAGTGCAGTTCAGGACGCCCCTTTGGCCCTCATCACCAAACCTCGCAGCCAGAGCAGCACCCCCAGTCGTAAGCCCCTCCTGGTAGCCACCAGCCCTCCCTGTCCAATGCCCATCAACCTGAGCACTGGTACTAAGGAGATGTCCGGCAGCTCTGCTTCCCCACTTAAATCTTCACCCTCATCAGGTCTCGCTCACAGACCAAGAAAGACTAAGACTCCCAAGTTTTTACATGCAGGAAAGAGCCTGTCTAAAACCAGCTCATCCTGTCCACCTGTAGACTCAATCAGAGGCAGTGAGTCTGACATCCACAGCAGTAAAGACTCAGACGACTCTTTAGGAGATGGTTTGGATGACGATGATGAAGACAACGAAGATGATATTGACGATGAAGATTCTGGCAGTAGCCTAtcag AGTCTGAGAGCAATCTGGATAGCGATTCTGATGGCTCCGAGGATGATATAAAGGAGCGCGgtgagacagcagcagacagcgATGCAGAAAGGACTCCCCTGAAACTCACTAAAGAATCCTTGTCTGCTCACAAGTCCTCCTCAAACCTCTCAGCCAACTGCTCCCTGCTTAATCTGCAGATCATCAAGCCTCCTAGTTTACCTACTAGCCTACTCAGCCCCACCACAGTGACCAGTTCAGGGGCACTGGGTAACCACAGCACCTTATCACCATCCTTCACGTTTGCCACACTGCCAG GAccggggaagaggaggagagtaaCGGATGAGCGAGTTCTGCGGTTGCCTCTTGAGTTTGG TTGGCAGAGAGAGACTCGTATCAGGACTGTAGCAGGTCGTCTACAAGGAGAGGTGGCTTACTTCGCTCCATGTGGGAAGAAGCTGCGTCAGTATCCTGATGTGATGAAG TACTTACTCCGGAATGGTATAACTGAAATCTCACGGGATAACTTCAGCTTCAGTACAAAAATTAAAGTTGGTGACTTCTATGAAGCCAGAGACGGACCAGAG GGTCTACAGTGGTTCCAATTGGCAGAGGAGGAGATCGGTCCCAGTATCATAGCGATGGATGGGAGGCGCAGTCGTTGCACTCAGTCTGAGCGCCAGCCAATAGGCGATGGAAATGGGACCAAACAGTGGAAGTCTCATCCTCTTAATACTGGTGAAAATAACCTCCAGGATGTCAGTGATGCGAAGCTGCTGCGCAAACTAGAGGCTCAAG AAATAGCTCGACAGGCAGCTCAGATCAAAATGATGAGGAAACTTGAGAAGCAGGCCTTGGCACAAGCAGCAAAAGAGGCAAGAAGGCAACAAG CCATAATGGCTGCAGAGGAGAGGCGGAAAAAGAGGGAACAGATGAAGATTCTTAAACAGCAA gcaaaaagaaagaagaaagaggaagcaGCCAATGCCAGAATATTGGAGGCTGAGAAGCGAAATAAG gaGAAAGAGATACGAAGACTGCAAGCTGTCATACTGAAGCACCAg GAGTTGGAGAGACATAGACTAGATATG GAGAGGGAAAGACGCAGGCAGCATATGATGCTCATGAAGGCTGTGGAGGCCCGTAAGAAAGCAGAG GAGAAAGAGCGTctgaagaaagagaagaaggatGAGAAACGGTTAAACAAGGAAAGGAAACTGGAGCTCAGGAGACTGGAACTGGAAAAAGCAAAAGAGCTGAAGAAACCAACTGAAGACATGTGTTTAGCAGATCATAAG CCACTTCCAGAGTTGTCCCGCGTCCCTGGTCTAGTCTTATCAGGAAGCACCTTCTCCGACTGCCTGATGGTGCTGCAGTTTCTGCGCAGCTTTGGGAAGGTCCTGCGCTTAGACATAAATCCAAACATGCTCAGTCTATGTGACCTTCAGGAGGGGTTGCTCAACACCGGGGACAGTATGGGCAAGGTGCAGGACCTGCTGGTGAGCATgctctctgcagctgtgtgtgatCCTGGTATACCTGCAGGTCACAAG AATAAGACCGCCTTGGGGGACCACCTGACTAATGTGGGGATCAACCGGGACAACGTATCTGAGATCCTGCAGATCTACATGGAGGCTCACTGTGAGCAGACAGAGCTGGCTGCTCTGGCCCTCAGCCTCAGGACCAAGGCATTTCAGGCCCACAGCCCGTCACAGAAGGCCTCCATGCTCGCTTTCCTGGTTAATGAGCTCTGCTGCAGTAAGGCTGTGATCAG TGAGATCGACAAAAACATCGATCACATGACCAACCTGAGGAAGGATAAGTGGGTTGTGGAGGGAAAACTGCGCAA ACTGAGGAGTATCCATGCCAAGAAAactggaaagagagagagcagtgtgGGGGGAGAAGACAGCCACACATTCGTCAGCCCCACTGCCAGAAACAAAGGCAAGAGGAAAGAAGGGGACAGtgaggatgaagaggatgaggatgaCGATAGCGAAGATCAAGGAGACGACGAGGATGATGAGGAAGAAGAATCAGGGGGAAAGAAGGGGAAGAAAGCAGAGATATGTGAAGAAGAG GACGACAGTGTACACTCAGCCAgcatggaggagctggagaaacAGATAGAGAAAACATACAAG caACAGATTCAGATCAGACAGAAGTTATTTGACTCGTCTCACACGCTGCGCTCCATGACGATTGGACAGGATCGCTACAAGAGACGATACTGGGTCCTTCCGCAGTGCAGTGGCATCTTTGTGGAAGGCATGGAGAGCGGTGAAG GTCATgaagaggcagagacagagaagaaaagtCAGAGGACTGCTCAGGTGATCAAGGtaaaagaagaacagcaggATGAAGCAAAGAAGCCAGTGTTTTCTAGCCCAGCGCAGAGTACAGACGGTGATACAACCATGCCAGAGAGCCAGCAGGACAGAGACAGTCTCAATCTCTTCCTCCAGAAACCCGGCTCCTTCTCTAAGCTCAGCAAACTCCTTGAAGTAGCCAAAATGGCTCAAGATTCAGACATCAATTCTCACAACAGTCCTTCTGCTAAAGTCCCTTCCTCTCATCCATTATGTCCCACCTCTCAGACAGCCACTACTCAGCAGGGACTGACAGATAAATCAGATACTTCAGTGCCATCTCTGCATAGTGCCCAACAGCTCAGAAGTAGTCCCTGGATAACCTGCAGCCCTCAGTCTGTCCTTCACGGTGACCAGCTCTCCAAGATACTGATGGAAAAGAGCAACCAGTGGTTTAGCCTCTTACCTCGCTCTCCTTGTGATGAGTCCTCGTTCACCTCCGGCTCCAGCCCTCCAGCCTACTCCTCTCCACTTCAGACTATCAGCAACAAAtccccttcctccctctcccctaATCCCCTCACTTCAACCAGTTCCAGTACTCCCGCTGGGATCAATAACCTGCAGCCATCTGTCCTTCAG caaGTTAAGTCTGGCATTCATCAAAGCAGGCTGACGCAGTGCAACGCGTCCAGCACAGCAACAAGTCCCAGCCTGCCTTTCTCTGGTACTTCTCTTCCCTCCGTGCTGGATCTGTCCTCCCAGCATGCAGAGGATAATGCCAGCAGGGCCTTCTTCCTGGCAAATAACAACTCAGTCAACAAGAGTGAGACCCCAGAGCCTCCGAGTGACAAGCCCGATTGTGCGTCATCCCCTGCTGTGGATGTGGCCAAGACCCAGGACTACCCGAGTCCTCAGCCTATCCCTGACG AGATGCTGTGTGGCTGGTGGTGGGTGGCAGACACTGAGGAACTGCACAGTCTGGTCAAGGCCCTCCATAGCCGTGGCATCAGAGAGAAGGCCTTGCAGAAACAGATCCAGAAGCATATGGAGTACACGACCCAGCTCTGTGCAAACAGCAGAGATG CGATTGATGTGGCCGAGCTGGAGAAGCAGGAGGTGAGTGAGGAGACAGTGGAGAGTTGGTGTGTTGAGGAGCAGGCCATGGAGGTGGACATCAGCCTGCTGCAGCAGGTCGAGGCTCTGGAGAGGAAAGTCATCTCTGCCAGCCTGCAGGTCAAG GGTTGGATGCATCCTGAGCCCCAGTCAGAGAGGGAAGATCTGGTTTATCATGAGCACAAGTTCTCCTCTTCCCCCGCTCCAGAGAagaaaggacagagagaaacCAGCCAGGAGGAACTTCCTGGCACGGTGGTGCGGCAGCCCCAAAATCCCCTTGATATAGCTGTCATAAGACTGGCAGAGCTGGAGAGGAACATTGAGCGCAG CAGCGAGGAGGAGGTGGCACCGGGCATGAGGTTGTGGCGTAAAGCCCTCGGTGAAGTCCGCAGCTCCGCTCAGCTGTCACTCTGcattcagcagctgcagaaatcCATTGCCTGGGAACGATCCATCATGAAAGTG CACTGCCAGCTCTGTCAAAAGGGGGATAATGAAGAACTGCTCTTACTCTGTGACGGCTGTGACAAAGGCTGCCACACTTACTGCCACAAACCCAAGATCACTACAGTACCTGACGGAGACTGGTTTTGTCCCACCTGTGTAGCGAAG GAGAGTGGACAATCCCCCCAGAGCAGGAAGCAACAGAGCCGAACAGCTGGCGGAGGGAAGAAAGGCAGCGAGGTAAAACGAAACAGTAAGCCATCTGTGGTAGGAGAGCTCATCAAAGAGGAAGCTGCCAGCAGCAACAGCGTGCCAAAGAAAGGTACCAAGGAGttcaaaaagaggaaaagagacgACAGCCCGTCTGATGCCCAGGCCAGCCATGACAGCTCTGTCTCTTGTGCGAAAAAAGCCAAGACGGCCAAAGACAACAACACAAATGCCCTGGCAACATGCCG AGTGCTGCTGGCTGACCTGGAGGCCCATCAGGACGCTTGGCCCTTCCTCACACCCGTCAACCAGAAAGCTGTCCCTGGTTACAGGAAGGTCATCAAAAAGCCCATGGACTTCTCCACCATCAGAGAAAAGCTCACCAACAACCA GTACTTGAATTTGGAAAGTTTCATTGTTGACGTGAACCTGGTTTTTGATAACTGCGAAAAATTTAATGAAGACGATTCAGAAATTGGACGGGCCGGCCACAGCATGAGGAGATTTTTTGACAAACGATGGACTGAACTACTGGAGTAA